A genomic region of Paramormyrops kingsleyae isolate MSU_618 chromosome 19, PKINGS_0.4, whole genome shotgun sequence contains the following coding sequences:
- the LOC111850671 gene encoding kelch repeat and BTB domain-containing protein 11-like, with the protein MDARTDQITTGNCYVILTKAKKQRLNELQEAAYKFMSDNFLEILRDPNVYGRLTGHERDLILKKRLEGHTTLMVAEINDAYERVGSRPPSRDSSRPQSPLSIVPCEENRMIHYYNEATKDWKSLTRMPDQINTKGCGICTLYNYLFVAGGIISDKGKQSDKVFCYNPSTDRWSEIRPLNQPRSQLKLVSMDGSMYAIGGECLFSVEKYDPRTDRWAPVAPLPKGAFAVAHEATTCNGEIYVSGGSLFYRLLKYDPKRDEWQECAYNNSRKKSTDMVAFKNYIYRFDINRDRGISVFRYNTVVKMWHEGATLRESEPLPFRCALIGNCVYCVNRSQTLQCLLEEDNTRFGQDPLKAPPGTKGVLLPFVLILPEK; encoded by the coding sequence ATGGATGCCAGAACGGATCAGATCACGACAGGGAACTGCTATGTAATTTTGACCAAAGCCAAAAAGCAAAGGCTGAATGAATTGCAGGAGGCGGCATATAAATTCATGAGTGACAATTTCTTGGAAATATTAAGAGATCCAAATGTTTACGGACGCCTGACTGGACACGAACGGGATCTGATCCTGAAAAAAAGATTGGAAGGGCACACGACTTTAATGGTGGCCGAAATAAACGACGCTTACGAGCGGGTTGGAAGTAGACCTCCAAGCCGGGACAGCAGTCGTCCTCAGAGTCCGTTGTCCATAGTGCCCTGCGAAGAAAATCGTATGATACATTATTACAACGAGGCTACCAAAGACTGGAAATCACTCACTCGGATGCCGGACCAGATCAACACGAAAGGCTGCGGCATTTGCACCCTGTACAATTATTTATTCGTGGCAGGTGGTATAATAAGCGACAAAGGTAAGCAGTCCGATAAGGTTTTCTGCTATAATCCATCCACGGATAGATGGAGCGAAATAAGACCACTCAACCAGCCGCGATCGCAGCTCAAACTAGTGTCCATGGACGGATCCATGTACGCGATAGGCGGGGAGTGTCTGTTCAGCGTGGAGAAATACGACCCTCGTACGGACAGATGGGCTCCGGTGGCTCCTTTACCAAAAGGGGCGTTTGCCGTGGCTCACGAAGCGACCACATGCAACGGAGAGATATACGTGTCAGGGGGCTCTCTCTTTTACCGGCTGCTGAAATACGACCCCAAGAGGGATGAGTGGCAGGAATGCGCCTATAATAATAGCAGGAAGAAATCGACGGACATGGTGGCGTTTAAGAATTACATTTACAGGTTTGACATTAACCGCGATCGCGGCATTAGCGTGTTCAGGTACAACACAGTGGTCAAAATGTGGCACGAAGGCGCCACCCTGCGGGAGAGCGAGCCGCTGCCTTTCCGATGCGCTCTCATCGGTAACTGCGTCTACTGCGTGAACCGCTCCCAAACCCTGCAGTGTCTGCTGGAGGAGGACAACACCCGATTCGGACAAGATCCCCTGAAAGCCCCGCCAGGGACCAAGGGCGTCCTCCTGCCGTTTGTCCTAATCTTGCCCGAAAAGTGA
- the ccr6a gene encoding C-C chemokine receptor type 6a, with the protein MDYNYSIVEPCNMENEEDGFQVARICIHAAVCILGLLGNILVIVTYTLYKRAKSMTDVYLLNVAIADLMFVVTLPLIIYNEQYNWVMGDASCKLLRGVYSVNLYSGMLLLACISGDRYLAIVQARRSFGIRSKTMTYSRIICVAVWVLALSLSVPTFMYSEKYSDYLEYYPINNTGFEYIHSSTEGPEDHLESETGSEFPENSKELCYLRFSNNDFAMVLKVIIPTTQMVMGFFVPFLIMGFCYISIIITLLQAKNFQRHKAVRVVMAVVVVFIICHLPYNATLLYHTVVKFNEKDCSEEVNILKGLAVTESLAYLHCCLNPVLYAFIGVKFRNHFRKIMEDLWCIGKRYIYSRRSSWFTSETYLSRKSIDGCSNDNGSSFTM; encoded by the coding sequence ATGGATTATAATTATTCTATCGTTGAGCCATGTAACATGGAAAACGAGGAGGACGGATTTCAGGTGGCGAGAATCTGCATCCACGCTGCCGTCTGTATACTGGGCCTTCTGGGGAACATCCTGGTCATAGTCACCTACACACTCTACAAAAGGGCCAAGTCCATGACAGACGTGTATCTGCTGAACGTTGCCATCGCCGACCTGATGTTTGTGGTCACTCTGCCGCTGATCATATACAATGAGCAGTATAACTGGGTCATGGGAGACGCATCCTGCAAGCTGCTTCGGGGTGTTTACAGCGTCAACCTCTACAGCGGTATGCTGCTGCTGGCCTGCATCAGCGGTGACCGTTATCTCGCTATTGTGCAGGCCAGGAGATCCTTTGGGATCCGCTCCAAGACCATGACCTACAGCCGCATCATCTGCGTGGCTGTCTGGGTGCTGGCTCTCAGCCTTTCCGTACCCACATTCATGTACAGTGAGAAATACAGCGATTACCTTGAATATTACCCGATAAACAATACTGGCTTTGAATACATTCACAGCAGCACGGAAGGGCCTGAAGATCACCTGGAAAGCGAAACTGGGAGTGAATTCCCTGAAAACAGCAAGGAACTGTGTTATCTAAGGTTTAGCAACAACGATTTTGCAATGGTTCTGAAAGTCATCATCCCCACCACGCAGATGGTCATGGGCTTCTTCGTTCCATTCCTCATCATGGGTTTTTGCTACATCAGCATCATCATAACTCTGCTGCAGGCAAAGAACTTCCAACGGCACAAGGCCGTGAGGGTCGTCATGGCTGTGGTGGTTGTCTTCATCATCTGCCACCTCCCCTACAATGCCACACTCCTATACCATACCGTGGTCAAGTTTAATGAAAAGGACTGTTCAGAGGAGGTTAACATCCTGAAAGGCCTGGCCGTTACAGAAAGCCTGGCCTATCTGCACTGCTGCCTTAACCCGGTGCTGTACGCCTTCATAGGAGTGAAGTTCAGAAACCATTTCCGGAAGATCATGGAGGACTTGTGGTGCATCGGGAAGCGCTACATTTACTCCAGGCGCTCATCCTGGTTCACCTCGGAGACGTACCTGTCCAGGAAGTCCATAGATGGCTGCAGCAATGACAACGGGTCTTCTTTCACCATGTGA